GAGGAAGGGAATCGCACACAGCGCCAGAACGCCCAAAATCAATAGGACTCCTCCGGCCAAGAACGGGAAAAACAACCACTCCCACCACGCGATTGGGGTTTCATCGCCACCATTCCGAAAAAACGGCACCCGCATCTCAGTGCTCCGTTTTCGTGTGGTCTTTGACCAGTAGCACTTTGTGCGACTACCCGACACGGTGGGCGCGATGCTGCGCCCATCAGATCACACCAACTGGCACGCGGGGCGGCGCTTCGTGAACTCGACGCGGACATCAATGGTGTCCGCGCGCGGGGGGAGTGCGAGGAGCTTCAGTTTGCGCAGGCGCGCGAGGTACGGCACCACCGTTTGCGACACGTTCGCGGCCCCCGCGAGGCCGACCGCTTCCAGATCGGGGAACCGCGTGAGGAGGAGCGTTACGCCGGAATCGGTCACCTGCGTGTCGGCCAGACCGACCGCTTTCAGACCGCGGAGATTCGCGAGGTGCATGACCCCGGCATCCGTGACCCGAACGCACCCCGACAAGTCGATGGCTTCTAGGCCCGGAAGCCGGGAGAGTGGCTTGAGCTTGGCGAGATCGGCATCGCCGGTGGCGTCCGGGTTGAGCGCGAGGCGGTACGCTTCGCCCGGTTTCGCAACGACCTCACCGGGCAGCTTCGCGTTACTCAAAACCCAGGGCGCATCGGCGGTCGCGGTCGAGCGCGAGAACCACGTTCCTCGAAGCGGAACGAGCCACTTCTCCGGTTCGGCCGGAACCGCGTGGGCGACGATCGTGACCGGCGCCGACGTGCCATCCAACGCGCCCTTTTCGGAAAGCGCGGGCGCTTTGGGTGCCGCCCCGTTTCCGGGAGCGCTCCCCTTACCCGTCTGGGGAGCGGGCGGGGAAACCGGAGGTGTTTGCTCTCCCTTCTTTTCTGGAGACGGCGGTTTGGGCGCCAGGTTCTGCGTCGCCGGCTCTTTGAGCTTGCTCAAGCGCTCCGCGAGTTCGACCGCGTCCTTCGGCCGGCCGCTCGGCTCAGTGTCCACGCAGTCGCCGATGAGATCGACGAGCGCGTCCGTCACGTTCCGGCGCTTCAGTTCGCGCTCGAACCGCGTTCCGGGAGCCTCGGTAAGTTTGCCCGTCAACATCTGGAACGCGATGACGCCCAGCGCGTGAACGTCGTCGCGCGGGTCCGGCTTCGCGCCGCGCGACTGTTGGGGCGAAGCGTACAGAGGCGTGTACGACCCGCGCAACGACGTTTCGAGCCAGCCCGTCATCATCGACATCCCGGCCGCGTTCGTGCGCAGGTAGTCCACGGCGACCCCGCCGATGCCGAAGTCGGTAATGCGCAGTCGAAAATCCTCGGATTGACCGGAACCGTTGTGGCCTTCGACGTGAAAAAGGATGTTCGCCGGCTTCAGGTCGCGGTGAACGATCGAGGGCGCGAGCCGGTGGAAGGTGCCAACGGCCACCGCGAGCTGTTTGAGCGCGAGTACCGCGCGCGCTTCGCACTCACCATTGGGAAGGCTCTGCCAGCGGTGAATGAGGTCGGTCAGGTTCCCGCCGCCAACGAACTCGTACATGAGCCACGGCGTTTCGCCGTCGAGAACAGCGTCCAGGAGCGGCACGACGTTC
The Gemmata palustris DNA segment above includes these coding regions:
- a CDS encoding protein kinase domain-containing protein: MLAVFECVALAIRDKGLRGLTELVPGGPYVFEVAQQAYKLMRERQKAAALREEIAKVAAASAEDAKKMAEQVAREVVNQGPIEDRLTLELYLTQLPGAVRQSLKRADDPTGKTVPPDFAVDEAEDLVKMLPARVPHFRPGGDLPGRPGWRLEELLGAGGFGEVWLARHSFIPQPRAVKFCTDAKVRAKLTSHEGRVIARVMEQGNHPNVVPLLDAVLDGETPWLMYEFVGGGNLTDLIHRWQSLPNGECEARAVLALKQLAVAVGTFHRLAPSIVHRDLKPANILFHVEGHNGSGQSEDFRLRITDFGIGGVAVDYLRTNAAGMSMMTGWLETSLRGSYTPLYASPQQSRGAKPDPRDDVHALGVIAFQMLTGKLTEAPGTRFERELKRRNVTDALVDLIGDCVDTEPSGRPKDAVELAERLSKLKEPATQNLAPKPPSPEKKGEQTPPVSPPAPQTGKGSAPGNGAAPKAPALSEKGALDGTSAPVTIVAHAVPAEPEKWLVPLRGTWFSRSTATADAPWVLSNAKLPGEVVAKPGEAYRLALNPDATGDADLAKLKPLSRLPGLEAIDLSGCVRVTDAGVMHLANLRGLKAVGLADTQVTDSGVTLLLTRFPDLEAVGLAGAANVSQTVVPYLARLRKLKLLALPPRADTIDVRVEFTKRRPACQLV